The Deltaproteobacteria bacterium sequence CTCGACCAAGACGCGCTCGTCGTCCGCGGTGAACGCGCCCTCGCGCGCCGAAGCGATGTATGTCGTTCCGACGACGGTGCCGCCGGCGACGAGAGGAACATAAAGGGCGGACCGGATCGCCGCGGACCGCGGCGGCAGCGCGCGTTCGGGGTCTTCGATTCCGCCGGCGAGCAGCGCGTGCAGCTGCAGGGCGCGGTCGCGTACCGGTTCGCTCAGGTCGGTGTCCCGGCCACAAACATCGATCACCAGATCGTCGCCGGGCCGGCGGATGACGGCGGCCGCGGCATCGAAGGACACGACCCTTTCCAAGGCGCGGGGCAATAGCCCCGCCAGGTGTGCGTACGATCGGGCGCCCTGTACCTCGGGGAACGGCATGGCTGCGCGGTCGTCCAGATCCCCGTCGCCAGAGAGTGCGTCCGCCGCTTGTTCGAGGGTGGTCAGGGCGTCGAGGAACCTCCTCACGGCGCGCTCCGG is a genomic window containing:
- a CDS encoding GAF domain-containing protein, whose product is MPRRDSYLMLMPMDPSGSPDTSNPLTILLHDCVERVLASWRRLHPDAIPPERAVRRFLDALTTLEQAADALSGDGDLDDRAAMPFPEVQGARSYAHLAGLLPRALERVVSFDAAAAVIRRPGDDLVIDVCGRDTDLSEPVRDRALQLHALLAGGIEDPERALPPRSAAIRSALYVPLVAGGTVVGTTYIASAREGAFTADDERVLVELAAHASDAFGRVDGELRALRATPRQAQVLALVAAGLSDKEIAGRLGMSPRTVRTHLERVLREHGMASRTEAATAWLRGQRQ